The Pseudomonas triclosanedens genome has a window encoding:
- a CDS encoding mannose-1-phosphate guanylyltransferase/mannose-6-phosphate isomerase: MIPVILSGGSGSRLWPLSRKQYPKQFLALTGEHTLFQQTLERLVFDGMEAPVVVSNLEHRFIVQEQLEALSLKTQSILLEPFGRNTAPAVAIAAMKLIAEGRDELLLILPADHVIEDQRAFQRALALATNAAERGEMVLFGVPADRPETGYGYIKSGDERGLPEGVIRVERFVEKPDEARARQFVEDGGYFWNSGMFLFRASRYLEELKKHDTDIYDTCLLALERSQRDGELVSIDPATFECCPDNSIDYAVMEKTRRACVVPLAAGWNDVGSWSSIWEVHDKDADGNVTVGDVVVHDSHNCLVHGNGKLVSVVGLEDIVVVETKDAMMIAHKDRVQDVKKVVNQLDAAGRSETQNHCQVYRPWGSYDSVDMGGRFQVKHITVKPGARLSLQMHHHRAEHWIVVSGTAQVTCDDKTFLLTENQSTYIPIASVHRLANPGKIPLEIIEVQSGSYLGEDDIERLEDVYGRTTETVELRAVVR, translated from the coding sequence ATGATCCCAGTAATCCTTTCCGGTGGCAGCGGCTCGCGACTCTGGCCTCTTTCCCGCAAGCAGTATCCCAAACAGTTCCTCGCTCTTACCGGCGAGCACACCCTGTTCCAGCAGACCCTCGAACGCCTGGTCTTCGACGGCATGGAAGCGCCGGTAGTGGTCAGCAACCTGGAACACCGCTTCATCGTCCAGGAGCAGCTTGAAGCGCTGAGCCTCAAGACCCAGTCGATCCTGCTCGAACCCTTCGGCCGCAACACCGCGCCGGCGGTGGCCATCGCCGCCATGAAGCTCATCGCCGAAGGCCGCGACGAACTGCTGCTGATCCTCCCTGCCGACCACGTGATCGAAGACCAGCGCGCCTTCCAGCGCGCCCTGGCGCTAGCCACCAACGCCGCCGAACGGGGTGAAATGGTGCTCTTCGGCGTCCCCGCCGACCGTCCCGAAACCGGCTACGGCTACATCAAGTCCGGCGACGAGCGCGGGCTGCCCGAGGGCGTGATCCGCGTCGAGCGCTTCGTCGAGAAACCCGATGAGGCGCGCGCCCGGCAGTTCGTCGAGGACGGCGGCTACTTCTGGAACAGCGGCATGTTCCTGTTCCGCGCCAGCCGCTACCTGGAAGAGCTCAAGAAACACGACACCGACATCTACGACACCTGCCTGCTGGCCCTGGAGCGCAGCCAGCGCGACGGCGAACTGGTCAGTATCGACCCGGCCACCTTCGAGTGCTGCCCGGACAATTCCATCGACTACGCGGTGATGGAGAAGACCCGCCGGGCCTGTGTGGTGCCGCTGGCCGCCGGCTGGAACGACGTGGGTAGCTGGTCGTCGATCTGGGAAGTCCACGACAAGGACGCCGACGGCAACGTCACCGTGGGCGACGTGGTAGTGCACGACAGCCACAACTGCCTGGTGCACGGCAACGGCAAGCTGGTGTCGGTGGTGGGCCTGGAAGACATAGTCGTGGTCGAGACCAAGGACGCCATGATGATCGCCCACAAGGACCGTGTGCAGGACGTGAAGAAGGTGGTCAACCAGCTCGACGCCGCCGGGCGCAGCGAGACCCAGAACCACTGCCAGGTCTACCGCCCGTGGGGTTCCTACGACTCGGTGGACATGGGCGGCCGCTTCCAGGTCAAGCACATCACCGTCAAGCCCGGCGCGCGTCTTTCGCTGCAGATGCACCACCATCGCGCAGAGCACTGGATCGTCGTCTCCGGCACGGCCCAGGTGACCTGTGACGACAAGACCTTCCTGCTCACCGAAAACCAGTCCACCTATATCCCGATCGCCTCGGTCCACCGCCTGGCCAACCCGGGCAAGATCCCGCTGGAGATCATCGAGGTGCAATCGGGCAGCTACCTGGGAGAAGACGATATCGAACGTCTGGAAGACGTCTACGGCCGCACCACGGAAACCGTGGAGCTGCGCGCAGTGGTTCGCTGA
- a CDS encoding alginate export family protein, producing the protein MFGVGLSLAGTLFGSLAHAAEEPPKNFGIDIKVTAESEDDRDLGTARGGDLNGIGLDLRPWAFGQWGDWSAYVMGQAVAATDTIQTDTLQSDDVNNTGSGRGDNKREPDDAYLALREFWVDYAGLTQYPGEHLRFGRQRLREDSGMWQDTNIEALNWTFDTTLLRAHLGAAQRFSDYRTDITDLAPEDKDRTHVFGDISTQWMPQHWVGLRLHHSDDSGSLPDPGDTVDSLDKRSTGDLTWVGIEANGDGYNWRSQMPINYWASATWLTGNRDRLTTVPVNGERIATGKQSGDVDAYGADLGLRWNIDEQWRVGGAYARGSGGGKNGEDQFEQTGLESNRSNFTGTRARAHRFGEAFRGELSNLEAATLFGSWQLRDDYDASVIYNKFRRVDSDSDIGNSGINAPLVNDSKDIGQEVDLVVTKYFKQGLLPASMSQAIDEPSALIRLRGGVFKPGDAYGSHVDSTMHHAFIDVIWRF; encoded by the coding sequence TCGCCCACGCCGCCGAAGAACCGCCCAAGAACTTCGGCATCGACATCAAGGTGACCGCCGAATCCGAGGATGACCGCGACCTGGGCACCGCCCGTGGCGGCGACCTCAACGGCATCGGCCTGGACCTGCGCCCCTGGGCCTTCGGCCAGTGGGGCGACTGGAGCGCGTATGTGATGGGCCAGGCGGTCGCCGCCACCGACACCATCCAGACCGACACCCTGCAGAGCGACGACGTCAACAACACCGGCAGCGGCCGCGGCGACAACAAGCGCGAGCCCGACGACGCCTACCTCGCCCTGCGCGAATTCTGGGTGGACTACGCCGGCCTCACCCAGTACCCCGGCGAGCATCTGCGCTTCGGCCGCCAGCGCCTGCGTGAAGACAGCGGGATGTGGCAGGACACCAATATCGAGGCGCTGAACTGGACCTTCGACACCACCCTGCTGCGCGCCCACCTCGGCGCCGCCCAGCGCTTCTCCGACTACCGCACCGACATCACCGACCTCGCGCCGGAGGACAAGGACCGCACCCACGTCTTCGGCGATATCTCCACGCAATGGATGCCGCAGCACTGGGTCGGCCTGCGCCTGCACCACTCCGACGACAGCGGCAGCCTGCCGGACCCGGGCGACACCGTGGACTCGCTGGACAAGCGCTCCACCGGCGACCTCACCTGGGTCGGTATCGAGGCCAACGGCGACGGCTACAACTGGCGCTCGCAGATGCCCATCAACTACTGGGCCAGCGCCACCTGGCTGACCGGCAACCGCGACCGCCTGACCACCGTCCCGGTGAACGGCGAGCGCATCGCCACCGGCAAGCAGAGTGGCGACGTGGACGCCTACGGTGCCGACCTGGGCCTGCGCTGGAACATCGACGAGCAATGGCGCGTCGGCGGCGCCTATGCCCGCGGCAGCGGCGGCGGCAAGAATGGCGAAGACCAGTTCGAACAGACCGGCCTGGAAAGCAACCGCTCCAACTTCACCGGCACCCGCGCCCGCGCACACCGCTTCGGCGAGGCGTTCCGTGGCGAGCTGTCGAACCTCGAGGCGGCTACCCTGTTCGGCTCCTGGCAATTGCGCGACGACTACGACGCCAGCGTCATCTACAACAAGTTCCGCCGCGTGGACAGCGACTCGGACATCGGCAACAGCGGCATCAACGCACCGCTGGTCAACGACTCCAAGGACATCGGCCAGGAAGTCGACCTGGTCGTCACCAAGTACTTCAAACAGGGCCTGCTGCCGGCTTCGATGAGCCAGGCGATCGACGAACCGTCGGCGCTGATCCGCTTGCGCGGCGGCGTGTTCAAGCCCGGCGATGCCTATGGCAGCCACGTCGACTCGACCATGCACCACGCCTTCATCGACGTGATCTGGCGCTTCTGA
- a CDS encoding mannuronate-specific alginate lyase, producing the protein MKTPTIARIGLGVAVLGALFGGQTTHAADLVPPPGYFGAVGDKGSKKDSDSCPATPTPYTGSLVFTSKYKGSDSARATLNADAEKEFRSQIKDITDMERGTSKLITQYMRSGNKGDLDCAMNWLTSWAEAGALESTDYNHTGKSMRKWALGSLSSSYMRLKFSSSRPLASYGEQSREIENWFSTLGSQVVRDWSDLPLKKINNHSYWAAWSVMSTAVVTNRRDLFDWSVQEFKVAANQVDADGYLPNELKRRQRALSYHNYSLPPLTMIAAFAQVNGVDLRQENNGALQRLANRVMEGVDDQEAFDEKTGNDQDMGDLKENSKFAWLEPYCALYSCAPKTQDWKKKMEPFNSFRLGGEVTKVFTRQGTGS; encoded by the coding sequence ATCAAGACTCCCACCATCGCCCGCATCGGCCTGGGTGTCGCTGTGCTCGGCGCCCTATTCGGCGGACAGACGACGCACGCTGCCGACCTCGTACCACCGCCGGGCTACTTCGGCGCCGTGGGCGACAAGGGCAGCAAGAAGGATTCCGATAGCTGCCCGGCCACCCCCACGCCCTATACCGGCAGCCTGGTGTTTACCAGCAAGTACAAGGGCTCGGACTCGGCGCGCGCGACCTTGAATGCGGATGCGGAAAAGGAGTTCCGCAGCCAGATCAAGGACATCACCGACATGGAGCGCGGCACCAGCAAGCTGATCACCCAGTACATGCGCAGCGGCAACAAGGGCGACCTGGACTGCGCGATGAACTGGCTGACGTCCTGGGCTGAAGCCGGCGCGCTGGAAAGCACCGACTACAACCACACCGGCAAGTCCATGCGCAAATGGGCGCTGGGCAGCCTGTCGTCGTCTTACATGCGCCTGAAGTTCTCCAGCAGCCGCCCGCTGGCCAGCTACGGCGAGCAGTCGCGGGAGATCGAGAACTGGTTCAGCACTCTCGGCAGCCAGGTGGTGCGCGACTGGAGCGACCTGCCGCTGAAGAAGATCAACAACCACTCTTACTGGGCCGCCTGGTCAGTGATGTCCACCGCCGTGGTGACCAACCGCCGCGACCTGTTCGACTGGTCCGTGCAGGAGTTCAAGGTCGCCGCCAACCAGGTGGACGCCGATGGCTACCTGCCCAACGAACTCAAGCGCCGCCAGCGCGCCCTGTCGTACCACAACTACTCGCTGCCGCCGCTGACCATGATCGCCGCCTTCGCCCAGGTGAACGGCGTCGACCTGCGCCAGGAAAACAACGGCGCCCTGCAGCGCCTGGCCAACCGCGTGATGGAAGGCGTGGACGACCAGGAAGCCTTCGACGAGAAGACCGGCAACGACCAGGACATGGGCGACCTGAAGGAGAACAGCAAGTTCGCCTGGCTGGAGCCGTACTGCGCGCTCTATAGCTGCGCGCCGAAGACCCAGGACTGGAAGAAGAAGATGGAGCCGTTCAACAGCTTCCGCCTGGGGGGTGAAGTGACCAAGGTTTTCACCCGTCAGGGGACGGGGAGCTGA
- a CDS encoding alginate O-acetyltransferase: MKRLTNHLLRLSGLTAGLLLAHQGWAADAPSYTAQPAAGLCPTAANEAAYNTKYLGFFTHLVPAQEDWLFRTTYDLRTDFGTTPEGWRELKQLRDELKRKGIDLVVVYQPTRGLVNREKLNPQEKASFNFELAKKNYQATIAQFRKAGIYTPDFSPLFDEKEEHPYYFKGDHHWTPYGAMRSAKIVAQTLKEIPAYNDIPKKEFESKRVGLLSKLGTFHKAAAQLCGSSYAPQYVDRFETEPVGDSGGGDLFGEGGDAQVALVGTSNSGPAYNFAGFLEEFGKVDILNNAVSGGGFDSSLLAYMSSKEFHDKPPKILIWEFATHYDMAQKSFYRQAMPLVDNGCANGKPALVRKVKLHPGSNEVLINSGALPIRSGGYTADVTYSDPGIHELKNTIWYMNGRREQLKIEQSKAVDTGGRYVFELRNDEDWSNQQFLSLEIEAPDDMPAGLEVEAKLCPTPGAKSASVAAN, encoded by the coding sequence ATGAAACGACTGACCAACCACCTGCTTCGCCTGTCGGGTCTCACCGCCGGCCTGCTGCTCGCCCACCAGGGCTGGGCCGCCGATGCGCCGAGCTATACCGCTCAGCCGGCCGCCGGGCTGTGCCCGACCGCCGCCAACGAGGCGGCCTACAACACCAAGTACCTGGGCTTCTTCACCCACCTGGTGCCGGCCCAGGAAGACTGGCTGTTCCGTACCACCTACGACCTGCGCACCGACTTCGGCACCACGCCCGAAGGCTGGCGCGAGCTCAAGCAGTTGCGCGACGAACTCAAGCGCAAGGGCATCGACCTCGTCGTCGTCTACCAGCCCACCCGTGGCCTGGTAAACCGCGAGAAGCTCAACCCGCAGGAAAAGGCCAGCTTCAATTTCGAACTGGCGAAGAAGAACTACCAGGCGACCATCGCCCAGTTCCGCAAGGCGGGCATCTACACCCCGGACTTCTCCCCGCTGTTCGACGAGAAGGAAGAACATCCCTACTACTTCAAGGGCGACCACCACTGGACCCCGTACGGCGCCATGCGCAGCGCGAAGATCGTCGCCCAGACGCTGAAGGAAATCCCCGCCTACAACGACATTCCCAAGAAGGAATTCGAGAGCAAGCGCGTGGGCCTGCTGTCCAAGCTGGGCACCTTCCACAAGGCCGCCGCGCAGCTGTGCGGCAGCAGCTACGCACCGCAGTACGTCGACCGCTTCGAGACCGAGCCGGTGGGCGACTCCGGCGGCGGCGACCTGTTCGGTGAAGGCGGCGATGCGCAGGTAGCACTGGTCGGCACCTCCAACAGCGGCCCGGCATACAACTTCGCCGGCTTCCTCGAAGAGTTCGGCAAGGTCGACATCCTCAACAACGCGGTCTCCGGCGGCGGCTTCGACAGCTCGCTGCTGGCCTACATGAGCAGCAAGGAATTCCACGACAAGCCGCCAAAGATCCTCATCTGGGAATTCGCCACCCACTATGACATGGCGCAGAAGAGCTTCTACCGCCAGGCCATGCCACTGGTGGACAACGGCTGCGCCAACGGCAAGCCGGCGCTGGTACGCAAGGTCAAGCTGCACCCTGGCAGCAACGAAGTGCTGATCAACAGCGGCGCGTTGCCGATCCGCTCGGGCGGCTACACCGCCGATGTCACCTACTCCGACCCCGGCATCCACGAGCTGAAGAACACCATCTGGTACATGAACGGGCGCCGCGAGCAACTGAAGATCGAGCAGTCCAAGGCCGTCGATACCGGCGGACGCTACGTCTTCGAATTGCGCAACGACGAGGACTGGTCGAACCAGCAGTTCCTCTCTCTGGAAATCGAGGCACCGGACGACATGCCGGCGGGCCTGGAGGTCGAGGCCAAGCTCTGCCCGACGCCCGGCGCCAAGTCGGCCTCCGTGGCCGCCAACTGA
- a CDS encoding alginate O-acetyltransferase → MPVDTKRIAKPLQYAYIAAFGGLLLGLSGWSLKSFPSFSAAEGTTVLNGKLAHAFEGHYDDQFPIKRLGTNLWAALDYTVFDEGRPGVVIGKDGWLFTDEEFKPEPSASQLEDNWALVRGVQQELERRGVKLVLAIIPAKTRLYPEYLGKEQPATLHATLYADFLQRARQAGMAAPELLETLERAKDNGQVFLRTDTHWTPLGAEAVAQRLGESIRNGQGADLPVQAFVTEAGKTGQHKGDLLTFLPLDPLFTSLLPPQDQLQQRQTHPAEEAAPAADGDLFGDSAQPQVALVGTSYSANPNWNFAGALKQALSADVINYAKEGKGPLEPMLELLQDEGFKRKPARLLVWEFPERYLPMHSDLSQFNQDWLAQLRAEGNRDERLAANQAGH, encoded by the coding sequence ATGCCAGTAGATACCAAGAGAATCGCCAAACCTCTCCAGTACGCCTACATCGCCGCATTCGGCGGCCTGCTGCTGGGCCTTTCCGGGTGGTCGCTGAAGTCCTTCCCGAGCTTCTCCGCCGCCGAGGGCACCACCGTGCTCAACGGCAAGCTGGCCCACGCCTTCGAAGGCCACTACGACGACCAATTCCCCATCAAGCGCCTGGGCACCAACCTCTGGGCCGCGCTGGACTACACCGTCTTCGACGAAGGCCGGCCCGGCGTGGTGATCGGCAAGGACGGCTGGCTGTTCACCGACGAAGAGTTCAAGCCCGAACCCAGCGCCAGCCAGCTCGAAGACAACTGGGCGCTGGTGCGCGGCGTGCAGCAGGAGCTGGAGCGCCGTGGCGTTAAGCTGGTGCTGGCGATCATCCCGGCCAAGACCCGCCTCTACCCCGAATACCTCGGCAAGGAACAGCCGGCGACCCTGCACGCGACGCTCTATGCCGACTTCCTCCAGCGCGCCCGCCAGGCCGGCATGGCAGCACCGGAACTGCTGGAAACCCTGGAACGCGCCAAGGACAACGGCCAGGTATTCCTGCGCACCGACACTCACTGGACCCCACTGGGCGCCGAAGCCGTGGCCCAGCGCCTGGGCGAGAGCATCCGCAACGGCCAGGGCGCCGACCTGCCCGTCCAGGCATTCGTGACCGAAGCCGGCAAGACCGGGCAGCACAAGGGAGACCTGCTGACCTTCCTGCCGCTGGACCCGCTGTTCACCAGCCTGCTGCCGCCCCAGGACCAGTTGCAGCAACGCCAGACCCATCCCGCCGAGGAAGCGGCCCCTGCGGCCGACGGCGACCTCTTCGGCGACAGCGCCCAGCCGCAGGTGGCGCTGGTCGGCACCAGTTACAGCGCCAACCCGAACTGGAACTTCGCCGGCGCGCTGAAGCAGGCGCTATCGGCGGATGTCATCAACTACGCCAAGGAAGGCAAAGGTCCGCTGGAACCGATGCTCGAACTCCTCCAGGACGAAGGCTTCAAGCGAAAGCCCGCGCGGCTTCTGGTCTGGGAATTCCCCGAACGCTACCTGCCGATGCACAGCGACCTCAGCCAGTTCAACCAGGACTGGCTGGCGCAACTGCGCGCGGAGGGCAACCGAGACGAACGCCTGGCCGCCAACCAGGCCGGTCATTGA
- the algG gene encoding mannuronan 5-epimerase AlgG, producing MNRHSLHALPLTALLLGGLLSAGAPAWALPPATKADASSGQENPAPQSPASEPGHTQTLKQSGNYTVTAAPSEPLHLDAPKLPDLSGYTAEAVAKKIDRRKHGKAVVQRMVQQQPLKEFTGGKNRLAEWVKRQRQMPQAIFIEGGYVSLGELLGKLPKTALEQVEPGIFIARLPIVVSQGATLEIDGKVKELRLSQDRGSFLVNDGKLFVRDTKVTAWNEAKNEPAWFRTPNEFRPFLVSWGGAEAYLVNSTFTSFGYNASKAYGISISQYSPGMDKTMKRPRPKGWVIGSTFIDAWYGFYCYEADDLVVRGNTYKDNIVYGIDPHDRSHRLIIAENIVHGTKKKHGIIASREVNDSWIFHNKSYDNHLSGIVLDRNSERNLVAYNEVYRNKSDGITLYESGDNLIYGNQVLANRRHGIRVRNSVNIRLYENLAAGNQLIGVYGHIKDLSNTDRNIDLDPFDTKVSLIVVGGKLAGNGSGPLSVDSPLSLELYKVAMLGPTKSSGISFNGVLGEKQDQIFDLLVRQQKAVLIDPVESQAELQN from the coding sequence ATGAACCGTCATTCGTTACACGCTCTGCCACTCACCGCACTGCTGCTCGGCGGGCTGCTCAGTGCCGGCGCGCCAGCCTGGGCCTTGCCGCCTGCAACCAAGGCCGACGCCAGCTCCGGCCAGGAAAACCCGGCACCGCAGAGCCCGGCCAGCGAACCCGGCCACACCCAGACACTCAAGCAGTCCGGCAACTACACCGTGACCGCGGCGCCCAGCGAACCGCTGCACCTGGATGCGCCGAAGCTGCCCGATCTCTCCGGCTACACCGCCGAGGCCGTGGCGAAGAAGATCGACCGCCGCAAGCACGGCAAGGCCGTGGTCCAGCGCATGGTGCAGCAGCAGCCGCTGAAGGAGTTCACCGGTGGCAAGAACCGCCTTGCCGAGTGGGTGAAGCGCCAGCGCCAGATGCCCCAGGCGATCTTCATCGAAGGTGGCTACGTCAGCCTCGGCGAACTGCTGGGCAAGCTGCCGAAAACCGCACTGGAACAGGTCGAGCCCGGCATCTTCATCGCCCGCCTGCCCATCGTGGTGAGCCAGGGCGCGACGCTGGAAATCGACGGCAAGGTCAAGGAGCTGCGCCTGTCCCAGGATCGCGGCTCGTTCCTGGTCAACGACGGCAAGCTGTTCGTGCGCGATACCAAGGTCACCGCCTGGAACGAAGCGAAGAACGAGCCGGCCTGGTTCAGGACGCCCAACGAGTTCCGCCCCTTCCTGGTCTCCTGGGGCGGAGCCGAGGCTTACCTGGTCAACAGCACGTTCACAAGCTTCGGCTACAACGCCTCGAAGGCCTACGGCATCTCCATCTCGCAGTACAGCCCGGGCATGGACAAGACCATGAAGCGCCCGCGTCCCAAGGGCTGGGTGATCGGCTCGACCTTCATCGACGCCTGGTACGGTTTCTACTGCTACGAGGCCGACGACCTCGTGGTACGCGGCAATACCTACAAGGACAACATCGTCTACGGCATCGACCCGCACGACCGCTCACACCGCCTGATCATCGCCGAGAACATCGTCCACGGGACGAAGAAGAAGCACGGCATCATCGCCTCGCGCGAGGTGAACGACAGTTGGATCTTCCACAACAAGAGCTACGACAACCATCTCTCCGGGATCGTCCTCGACCGTAATTCCGAGCGCAATCTGGTGGCCTACAACGAGGTGTACCGCAACAAGTCCGACGGCATCACCCTCTACGAATCGGGCGACAACCTCATCTACGGCAACCAGGTGCTGGCCAACCGGCGCCACGGCATCCGCGTGCGCAACAGCGTGAACATCCGCCTGTACGAGAACCTGGCCGCGGGCAACCAGCTCATCGGCGTGTACGGCCACATCAAGGACCTCTCCAATACCGACCGCAACATCGACCTCGATCCCTTCGACACCAAGGTTTCTCTGATCGTGGTCGGCGGCAAGCTGGCCGGTAACGGATCGGGCCCGCTGTCGGTGGATTCGCCGCTGTCGCTGGAACTCTACAAGGTGGCCATGCTCGGCCCGACCAAATCCTCCGGCATCTCCTTCAACGGCGTACTGGGCGAGAAGCAGGACCAGATCTTCGACCTGCTGGTGCGCCAGCAGAAGGCCGTGTTGATCGACCCGGTGGAAAGCCAGGCCGAACTGCAGAACTGA
- a CDS encoding MBOAT family O-acyltransferase, giving the protein MVFSSNVFLFLFLPIFLGLYYLSGNRYRNLLLLVASYIFYAWWRVDFLLLFAGVTVFNYWIGLRIGAAGVRTKAAQRWLILGVMVDLCVLGYFKYANFGVESLNEIITSLGMQPFVLTHILLPIGISFYTFESISYIIDVYRGDTPATHNLIDFAAFVAIFPHLIAGPVLRFRDLVDQFNHRTHTVDKFAEGCTRFMQGFVKKVFIADTLAAVADHCFALQNPSTGDAWLGALAYTAQLYFDFSGYSDMAIGLGLMMGFRFMENFNQPYISQSITEFWRRWHISLSTWLRDYLYISLGGNRGTTFQTYRNLILTMLLGGLWHGANVTYIIWGAWHGVWLAIERALGVNAAPRVLNPLKWAFTFLLVIVGWVIFRAENLHVAWRMYDAMFSFGDWSLSEQGRANLTGLQVGTLIIAYLVLAYFGIRQFYNQPMQDKAPKAAAKAEQVEADGPASAQPRPPAAAQDDPAAIAYSPGGAAVYQPHWMTRLPVLATRLALLLLFAASVLKLSAQSYSPFLYFQF; this is encoded by the coding sequence ATGGTCTTTTCCTCCAACGTGTTCCTGTTCCTGTTCCTGCCGATATTCCTCGGCCTGTACTACCTGAGCGGGAACCGCTACCGGAACCTCCTGTTGCTGGTCGCCAGCTACATCTTCTACGCCTGGTGGCGGGTGGACTTCCTCCTGCTGTTCGCCGGCGTCACCGTGTTCAACTACTGGATCGGCCTGCGCATCGGCGCCGCCGGCGTGCGCACCAAGGCCGCGCAGCGCTGGCTGATCCTCGGCGTGATGGTCGACCTCTGCGTGCTGGGCTACTTCAAGTACGCCAACTTCGGCGTGGAGAGCCTCAACGAGATCATCACCTCGCTGGGCATGCAGCCCTTCGTGCTGACCCACATCCTGCTGCCGATCGGCATCAGCTTCTACACCTTCGAGTCGATCAGCTACATCATCGACGTGTACCGCGGCGACACCCCGGCCACGCACAACCTGATCGACTTCGCGGCGTTCGTGGCGATCTTCCCGCACCTGATCGCCGGCCCCGTGCTGCGCTTCCGCGACCTGGTGGACCAGTTCAACCACCGTACCCACACCGTGGACAAGTTCGCCGAAGGCTGTACGCGCTTCATGCAGGGCTTCGTCAAGAAGGTATTCATCGCCGACACCCTGGCGGCGGTGGCCGACCACTGCTTCGCCCTGCAGAACCCCAGCACCGGTGACGCCTGGCTCGGTGCCCTGGCCTATACCGCACAGCTCTACTTCGACTTCTCCGGCTACAGCGACATGGCCATCGGCCTGGGCCTGATGATGGGCTTCCGCTTCATGGAGAATTTCAACCAGCCCTACATCAGCCAGTCCATCACCGAGTTCTGGCGGCGCTGGCACATCAGCCTGTCCACCTGGCTGCGCGACTACCTGTACATCAGCCTGGGCGGCAACCGCGGCACCACCTTCCAGACCTACCGCAACCTGATCCTCACCATGCTGCTGGGCGGCCTGTGGCACGGCGCGAACGTCACCTACATCATCTGGGGCGCCTGGCATGGCGTGTGGCTGGCCATCGAGCGCGCGCTGGGCGTGAACGCGGCTCCGCGCGTGCTCAACCCGCTGAAGTGGGCATTCACCTTCCTGCTGGTGATCGTCGGCTGGGTGATCTTCCGCGCAGAGAACCTGCACGTCGCCTGGCGCATGTACGACGCCATGTTCAGCTTCGGTGACTGGAGCCTTTCCGAACAGGGCCGCGCCAACCTCACCGGCCTGCAAGTCGGCACCCTGATCATCGCCTACCTCGTGCTGGCGTACTTCGGCATCCGCCAGTTCTACAACCAGCCGATGCAGGACAAGGCGCCCAAGGCGGCGGCGAAGGCCGAACAGGTCGAGGCCGATGGCCCGGCCAGCGCCCAGCCGCGCCCACCGGCGGCGGCCCAGGACGATCCGGCGGCCATCGCCTATTCGCCCGGCGGCGCCGCCGTCTACCAGCCGCACTGGATGACCCGCCTGCCGGTGCTGGCGACCCGCCTGGCCCTGCTCCTGCTATTCGCTGCCTCGGTGCTCAAGCTCTCGGCGCAGAGCTACTCGCCGTTCCTCTACTTCCAGTTCTGA
- a CDS encoding alginate O-acetyltransferase AlgF has translation MNRLTIRTLTSSALALALGSASLGAFAGGEGALYGPQAPKGSAFVRAYNAGSSELSVAVGNATLNDVSPLGSSDFKFLPPGNYTAKVGSQSLPVKLDPDAYYTLVSQPGGQPRLVPEPPFRNKQKALVRVQNLSGKALTLKTADGKTEVVSNVAPQTHGDREINPVKVNLALFDGAKKVSDLKPVTLERGEVVCLYITGEGAKLNPVWVKRPVKAD, from the coding sequence ATGAACCGACTGACCATTCGCACCCTGACGTCGTCCGCCCTCGCCCTCGCCCTGGGCAGTGCATCCCTCGGCGCCTTCGCCGGCGGTGAAGGCGCGCTCTACGGGCCGCAGGCACCCAAGGGCTCGGCCTTCGTGCGGGCCTACAACGCAGGCAGCTCCGAGCTGTCGGTCGCGGTTGGCAATGCCACTCTGAACGACGTCTCGCCGCTGGGGTCCAGCGACTTCAAGTTCCTTCCGCCGGGCAACTACACCGCCAAGGTCGGCAGCCAGAGCCTGCCGGTGAAGCTCGACCCGGATGCCTACTACACCCTCGTCAGCCAACCCGGCGGCCAGCCGCGCCTGGTGCCCGAGCCGCCGTTCCGCAACAAGCAGAAGGCCCTGGTCCGCGTGCAGAACCTCAGCGGCAAGGCACTGACCCTCAAGACCGCCGACGGCAAGACCGAAGTGGTCAGCAATGTCGCCCCGCAGACCCACGGCGACCGCGAGATCAACCCGGTGAAAGTGAACCTGGCGCTGTTCGACGGCGCGAAGAAAGTCAGCGATCTCAAGCCAGTCACCCTGGAGCGCGGCGAAGTGGTCTGCCTCTACATCACCGGCGAGGGCGCCAAGCTGAACCCGGTGTGGGTCAAGCGTCCGGTGAAGGCGGACTGA